tcaaatctcccctcattcttctgcgctccagggaataaagtcccaacctattcaatctctctctgtaactcagcttctcaagtcccggcaacatccttgtggaccttctctgcactctttcaaccttatttacatccttcctgtaactaggtgaccaaaactgtacacaatactctaaattcggcctcactaatgccttatataacctttccataacactccaacttttatactcgatactccgatttataaaggccaactcTCTTtgtccccttcttttatacccgtgatgaGGTATCAATATTTCCATCAATAtttggcatgggatccaaggggctgctgccctgtggatccagaactggcttgcccaaaggaggcagagattgggtatagatgggtctttttctaaatggaggtcggtcaccagtggagtgccccagggatctgttctgggacccttgctgtttgtcattttcataaatgacctggatgaggaagcggagggatgggttggtaagtttgccgacgacacgaaggttggtggggttgtggatagtctggagggatgtcagaagttacagagggacatagataggatgcaagactgggcggagaagtggcagatggacttcaaaccagataaatgcgtcgtggtccattttgggaggtcaaatgggatgaaggagtacaatataaagggaaagactcttagtacggtagaggatcagaaggaccttggggtccgggtccataggactctaaaatcagccccgcaggtggaggaggtggttaaggcggcgtatggtgtgctggcctttatcaatcaagggattgagtttaggagtccggggataatgatgcagctttataagaccctcgtcagaccccacttggagtactgtgctcagttttggtcgcctcactataggaaggatgtggaaaagattgaaagggtgcagaggagatttacaaggatgttgcctggattgagtggtgcgccttatgaggataggctgagggagctcggtcttttctccttggagagacgaaggatgagaggagacctaataaaggtgcataagatgttgagaggcatagatcgggtggactctcagaggctttttcccagggtggaagtgtctgctacgagaggacacaggtttagggtgctggggggtaggtacaggggagatgttaggggtaagtttttcacacaaagggtggtgggcgagtggaatcggctgccgtcagtggtggtggaggcaaactcgatagggtcttttaagagactcctggatgagtacatggagcttaatagggcggcacggtagcacagtggttagcactgctgcttcacagctccagggtcccgggttcgattcccggctcgggtcactgtctgtgtggagtttgcacattctcctcgtgtctgcgtgggtttcctccgggtgctccggtttcctcccacagtccaaagatgtgcgggttaggttgattggccaggttaaaaaattgccccttagagtcctgggatgtgtaggttagagggattagcgggtaaaatatgtgggggtagggcctgggtgggattgtggtcggtgcagactcgatgggccgaatggcctccttctgcactgtagggtttctatgaataggatggagggttataggtaggtctagaaggtagggatgtgttcggcacaacttgtggggccgaagggcctgttttgtgctgtagtttttctatgttttctatgacgTATCAATATTTCCACCAAAAGGATTGGTCCTGGGTTGTCAACCTTTTTGATAAAACAATTAATCGTTTCATAATTTGTTCACAGTTAGACAAAAAAATTGTTAAGTGTTGATTTTAGAGTcggtgtcagggatttattttgtatttaacccgTCGGAGTTTCTGAaaagcaggtcacaccacttcacacacacactctttacaGATAAGGTGAGGCACTCTCCTGCTTGGGTGTTTCAGGGTTAGTTctcgggaggggcggggggagtggggaacctGCTTCATACAGTCTTCTGAACATGGGCTCGAAGGACTCCAGTGTAACAATGCACACAGTCCGACTGCACAGCGAGGGGCACTCGCCTCCCCGAAGAGGAAAATTGATGTGTAGAGACCTGGAGGACGGGGGAGGATGAGCAAAGCTTTTTTGGGGGACTGGACGCGCAGCTCTTCAAAGAGCGCCAGTGCTGGCTGAATGGACTCCCTCGGGACGGGTTCAACACAGACGGGAACAGGGACACTGGGTCGAAGCTCTtttcaccagtcgctgaaggtaagcgtgcaggtgcagcaggcggcaaatggtatgttggccttcactgcgagaggtttcgagtacaggagtggGGCTGCGTTGTTGCAATTggccttggtgaggcctcacctggagtattgtgtgcggttttggtctccttttctgaggaaggatgttcttgctctcgagggagtgcggagaaggtttaccgggccgattccggggatggcgggactgatgtatgaggagagattgactgggttaggatggttttcactggagttcagatgaatgaggggggggggatctcatagagacttataaaattctaacaggacgagacagggtagatgcagggaggatgtacccgatggtcgggggggggtccagaaccaggggtcacagtctgaggattcgggggagaccatttaggacggagatgaggagacatttcttcacccggtgagtgcggaattcattaccacaggaaggagttgatgccaaaacattgaatgtattcaagaggcggctggagacagcacttggggcgaatggggttaaacgttatggggggaaagcaggattaggctattgagttggatgataagccatgatcgtgatagatggcggagcaggctcgaatcgaacccggggccctggcgctgtggggcagcagtgctaaccagtgggcCACCGTGCTGGCCCTCGAGTCTTACCTCCTCCCAACGTTGTGCTGGATTCCCTCACCACGGTCAGCCACACCGACGTGTCGCAGGCCTCTGGGTTGTGCATCCCCCAGGGTACCACGGAGTTACCGTGGCTCACGTTCATTAGCTCCTTATCCGGCTCCGGCCCCGTATCCTGCTTCTCCGACTCCGCATCCCGCTCCGGCCCCGTATCCCGCTTCTCCGACTCCGCATCCCGCTCCGGCCCCGTATCCTGCTTCTCCGACTCAGCATCCCGCTCCGGCCCCGTATCCTGCTTCTCCGACTCCGCATCCCGCTCCGACCCCGTATCCTGCTTCTCCGACTCAGCATCCCGCTCCGACCCCGTATCCCGCTTCTCCGACTCAGCATCCTGCTCCGGCCCCGTATCCCGCTTCTCCGACTCAGCATCCTGCTCCGATCCCGTATCCCGCTTCTCCGGCTTAGCATCCCGCTCTGTCCCCGTATCCCGCTTCTCCGACTCAGCATCCTGCTCCGGCCCCGTATCCCGCTTCTCCGACTCCGCATCCTGCTTCTCTGACTCAGCATCCTGCTCCGGCCCCGTATCCCGCTTCTCCGACTCAACATCCTGCTCCGACCCCGTATGCCGCTTCTCTGACTCCGTGTCCTGATCCATTTCCTCATCCCGCTCTCCTGACTCCGTATCCTGATCCACCTCCGACTcctgaaaaaagaacaaagaacagtacagcacaggaaacaggcccttcaagcctgggccgctccttggtccaactagaccaatcgtttgtatccctccattcccaggctgctcatgtgactatccaggtaagtcttaaacgatgtcggcgtgcctgcctccaccaccctacttggcagcgcattccaggcccccaccaccctctgtgtaaaaaacgtccctctgatatcggagttatacttcgcccctctcagcttgagcccgtgacccctcgtgatcatcacctccgacctgggaaaaagcttcccaccgttcaccctatctatacccttcataatcttgtatacctctattagatctcccctcattctccgtctttccagggagaacaaccccagtttacccaatctctcctcatagctaagaccctccataccaggcaacatcctggtaaacctcctctgcactctctctaatgcctccacgtccttctggtagtgcggcgaccagaactacacgcagtactccaaatgtggcctaaccagcgttctatacagccgcaacatcatattccagcttttatactctataccccgtcctataaaggcaagcataccatatgccttcttcaccaccttctccatctgtgctgccaccttcaaggatttgtggacttgcacaccttggtccctctgtgtttctatactcttgatggctctgccatttattgtataactcccccctacattagttcttccaaaatgcattacttcgcatttatctggattaaattccatctgccatttctctgcccaattttccagcctatctatatcctgctgtattgctcgacaatgctcttcgctatccgcaagtccagccatcttcgtgtcatccgcaaacttgctgataacaccagttacaccttcttccaaatcatttatatatatcacaaatagcagaggtcccagtacagagccctgcggaacaccactggtcacagacctccagccggaaaaagacccttcgactgctaccctctgtctcctgtggccaagccagttctctacccatctagccacttctccttgtatcccatgagccttaaccaacctgccatgagggactttgtcaaatgccttactgaaatccatatagacgacatctacggcccttccttcatcaaccgtttttgtcacttcctcaaaaaactccaccaaatttgtaaggcgcaacctccctcttacaaaaccatgctgtctgtcactaatgagattgttccgttctaaatgcgcatacatcccgtctctaagaatcctctccaacaacttccctcccacggacgtcaagctcactgacctataattacccgggttatccctgctacccttcttaaataacggtaccacattcgctatccttcaatcctcagggacctcacctgtgtccaatgaagagacaaagatttccgtcagaggcccagcgattacatctcgtctccctgagcagtctaggatagatgccatcaggccctggggatttgtcagttttaatgttacctaaaaaacctaacacttcctcccttgtaatggagattctctctaacgggtcaacacctccctctgagacactcccagtcaacaagtccctctcctttgtgaataccgatgcaaagtattcattgaggatctcccctattcccttgggttctaagcataattcccctcctttgtccctgagaggtccgactttttccctgacaactcttttgttcctaacatatgaataaaatgccttcagattctccttaatcctatctgccaagaacattttgtgacctctttttgcccttctaactccccgtttgagttctttgctactctctctgtattcctccagagctccatctgttttcagttgcttggacctaacgtacgcctctcttttcttttggatcagatcctcaatttccctggttatccacggctctcgaatcctacctttcctatccttcctttttataggcacatgcctatcctgcagccttatcaactgtcccTTAaatgactcccacatgccagacgtggactcaCCCCCGAacggcctctcccaatcaacggccaccaattcctgcctaatccggctatagttagccttcccccaatttggcACCCTAaccccttaggacaacactcgtccttgtccattactatcctaaaattaacagagttgtggtcactatttgccacatgttccccgaccgaaactttgacgacctgaccgggctcattccccagtactaggtccagtatagccccctctctagttgggctatctccatactgttccaaagaaccttccagtacgcattttacaaattcttccccgtccggacccccagccctaagcactttccagtctataccgggGAAAtttaagtctcccactacaacaaccctattttttctgcacatatccagaatctcctgacatatccgttcctccacttcccgtgggctgttgggtggcctgtagtacacccccagcatagtgactgcacctttCCTGTGCGGATTCCTTGTTGGACTTTTTCCACTCTCCTACCTGCGGAACAGTACACGCACAACTCCATTTGGGCAGATGCTTCGAAACCAGTTTCCGCATAACAGTTccaacacaggaggaggcccttcggcccatcttgcccGTGTgagcccaaggacacccaaggAGCacgtttctaatcccaccttccaccaagggcgggggggggggggggggggcacagtggttggcactgctgcctcaaagagccagggacccaggttcgatccccggctcgggtcactgtccctgcacgttctccccacgtctgcgtgggtttcctccgggtgctccggtttcctcccactgtccgaaagacgtgctggttagggtggatcggccgtgctaaattgccccttagtgacaaggggggactagcttggataaatgcatggggttatagaaacatagaaaaactacagcacaaaacaggcccttcggcccacaagttgtgccgaacacatccctaccttctagacctacctataaccttccatcctattaagctccatgtactcatccaggagtctcttaaaagaccctattgagtttgcctccaccaccactgacggcagccgattccactcgcccaccaccctgtgtgtgaaaaacttacccctaacatctcccctgtacctaccccccagcaccctaaacctgtgtcctctcttagcagacatttccaccctgggaaaaagcctctgagagtccacccgatctatgcctctcaacatcttatacacctctatcaggtcacctctcatccttcgtctctccaaggagaaaaggccgagctccctcagcctatcctcataaggcatgccactcaatccaggcaacatccttgtaaatctcctctgcaccctttcaatcttttccacatccttcctgtaatgaggcgaccagaactgagcacagtgctccaagtggggtctgacgagggtcttatatagctgcatcattatccccggactcctaaactcaatccctcgattgataaaggccagcccaccatacgtcttcttaaccacctcctccacctgcggggccgatttcagagtcctatggacccgttaTGGGGACGGGTTTGCatcagattgtggtcggtgcagactcgatgggccaaatggccttattctgcactgcagggattctatgattcctgtaccCAGCCCTGTAGCTTATGCCGCATAAGGTGCAGATGCAGGTATTTTTTTTTACAAGCGTTCTGGGTctctgctatgaggcagcagtgctcaccaccgtgctACCCTTTGCTTTGGCAAAGGAAGCTGCGTCTCAAAGTTCGAAGGCAGATTTGGCCGGAGTCACTGGATCGAAcggtggggctgggggagcgggAGAAGAGGAAATGAGCCAGGACTGGGTGGTGCACCTACCTCAGAGGGGGGCCTGCTGAGCTTGGTGAGGGTGAGGATTGAAATCCGTCGGGGAGATTCGACAGCCAGGAGCGAGCCATCCGACCTCTCGATCACTCGTGAGAAGATGTAACGGCAATCGAAGCTTTTGGGGGataaaggggagagagagtgagtgactggtgggggaggaggggtgggggggggggagaatatgagagggaggggtgtggaggcaagggggggggggcggggggcggggggagagaaggggcccgggtgggggggggggggggtgggggaggggggggagagaagggggccggggagaaggggggagaaggggggaggggggagaaggtggaaggggggagaaggtgggaggggggagaaggtgggaggggagagaggggacggggggagaaggggggggagaaggggggaggggagagagggggcggggggggagaagagaggagggggagaaggacagaggggggggggggagaatgactctcctcctccctcaaaCTGACATggactctctgcccccccccctcctccccactccacccacaTCCCGTGGTCGCTCT
This portion of the Mustelus asterias unplaced genomic scaffold, sMusAst1.hap1.1 HAP1_SCAFFOLD_4908, whole genome shotgun sequence genome encodes:
- the LOC144491280 gene encoding uncharacterized protein LOC144491280; protein product: FDCRYIFSRVIERSDGSLLAVESPRRISILTLTKLSRPPSEESEVDQDTESGERDEEMDQDTESEKRHTGSEQDVESEKRDTGPEQDAESEKQDAESEKRDTGPEQDAESEKRDTGTERDAKPEKRDTGSEQDAESEKRDTGPEQDAESEKRDTGSERDAESEKQDTGSERDAESEKQDTGPERDAESEKQDTGPERDAESEKRDTGPERDAESEKQDTGPEPDKELMNVSHGNSVVPWGMHNPEACDTSVWLTVVRESSTTLGGARTMLCADSQGSLWCSAWDPTAVPKDESSQLFDQLPTWRHKQ